One Pseudomonas syringae CC1557 genomic window, GGAATCTTCATGGGCCGGTGGCGGGATCGTTTCGCCGCTTTATCCATGGCGCTACAGCCCGGCGGTCACCGCGTTGGCGCACTGGTCGCAGGACTTCTATCCGCTCCTCGGTGAGCGCTTGTTCGCGCAGACCGGCGTCGATCCCGAAGTTCATACCACCGGCCTGTACTGGCTCGACCTCGATGACGAACAGGCCGCGCTTGAGTGGGCTGCCCGCGAAAAGCGGCCCTTGAGCAGTGTCGATATCTCGGCTGTGCATGATGCCGTGCCGGTGCTGGGGGAGGGGTACTCACGGGCGATCTACATGGCCAATGTGGCCAATGTGCGCAACCCCCGGCTGGTCAAATCGCTTAAGGCGGCCTTGCTGGCGATGCCCAATGTCGAGATTCGCGAGCAGTGCGAAGTCAGCGGCTTTGTGCGTGAAGGCAGCAGGGTTTCAGGCGTTAACACACCGTCAGGTGCTGTCATCGGGGATCGGGTGATTCTCACTGCAGGCGCCTGGAGCGGTGAGCTGCTCAAGACTCTCGGCGTGGACCTGCCGGTCGAGCCGGTAAAAGGTCAGATGATCCTCTACAAATGCGCATCGGATTTTCTGTCGAGCATGGTGCTGGCGAAAGGGCGTTATGCAATCCCGCGTCGTGACGGGCATATCCTGATCGGCAGTACGCTGGAACACGAAGGGTTCGACAAGACCACCACGCAGGCTGCTCTGGAAAGCTTGAGGGCATCGGCCATTGAGTTGCTACCAGAACTGACCAATGCCGAACCCATCGCCCAGTGGGCCGGGCTGCGTCCAGGCTCACCCGAAGGCATCCCCTTTATCGGGCCGCTTGCCGGTTTCGAAGGGCTTTGGCTGAACTGCGGTCACTACCGCAACGGGTTGGTACTGGCCCCTGCGTCGTGCCAATTGCTCACCGACTTGCTGCTGGACCGCAAGCCCATCATTGACCCAGCGCCTTACGCACCGGCAGGCCGCCTGCATTTCTGACTGACTGCATTCACTCAGACTGTACAGTCATCGGCCTGTTGTTACCCTGCGCCCTGATCCTGAACCAGATCGAATACATGGCGGGCAAGAACACCAGTGTCAGTACCGTACCCGCGAAGGTGCCGCCGATCAGCGTGTAGGCGAGCGTGCCCCAGAACACCGAATGGGTGAGCGGGATGAAGGCCAGAATGGCCGCCAGCGCCGTCAGTATCACGGGGCGCGCACGTTGTACGGTTGCCTCGACCACCGCCTGAAACGGATCAAGCCCTGCCTGCTCGTTATGATGAATCTGGCCGATCAGAATCAGCGTGTTGCGCATCAGAATGCCCGACAGGGCGATCAGCCCGACCAGTGCATTGATGCCGAACGGTTGCTGAAAAAGAATCAGCGTAGGCACCACTCCGATGAGTCCCAACGGGCTGGTCAGGAACACCATGACCATGGCCGATATCGAGCGCACTTGCAGAATGATGATGATCAGCGTCACCGCCAGCATGATGGGGAACAGCGGCAGCATCGCGTCCATCGCCTTGCCGGACTCTTCGATTGAGCCTGCCTGCGTAATCCGGTAGCCACTGGGCAAGGTGTCGATTATTGGCTGCAACTGCCGGGTGATGGCTGTCGACACATCGGGTGGTTGCAGGCCGTCGGCGATGTCGCCGCGCACTGTGATGGTCGGCACGCGGTCACGACGTCGCATTACCGGCTCTTCCATGCGCACGTCGACGCTCCCCACCTGCGACAGCGGAATACGCTGCCCGTCGGCGCCTGCGAGGGTGAAGTCCATTATTTTCGCCGGATCGAGGCGCGTGTCTCCAGCTGAGCGGGCGATCACCTGCACCGTGCGAATGTCCTCACGCACCGCAGTAACGGGCAGGCCCGTCAGAAGGAACTGCAGCTGTTGCGCGACCTGGCTGGAGCTCAAGCCGATGGCCTGCATGCGGTCCTGTTGCAGGGTGAAATGCAAAGTCGGTGTGCGGCTGCCCCAGTCGGTATTGACCGTGCGCATCATCGGGCTGGCGGTCATGACCTGCTGCACCTGCGAAGCAATGCTACGCAGCATGTCCGGGTCCTGGCCGCTGACACGATAGGCAACAGGGAATGCTGAATACGGGCCGAATACCAACTGTGTGACCCGCACACGCGCTTCCGCCGCCAAGCCTTCGGAGATCGCCTGGCGCAATCGGTGTTTCAGCGTTTCGCGTTGTTCCTGGCTGTCAGTGCGGACCACGATCTTGGCGAATGACGGGTCAGGCAATTCCGGGCCCATCGCCATGTAGAAACGTGGCGCACCCTGGCCGATGTAGGCGGTGACGATGGTAGCTTCGGCCTGCTCGGCCAGCCAGTTTTCCACTTTTGTGGCGGCGGCACTGGTTTGCGCGATTGATGTGCCGTAAGGCATCTGCACTTCGACCAGTACTTCAGGGCGATCAGACACCGGGAAAAACTGCTTCTTGACCAGCCCCATGCCCAGCACGGCCAGCACAAAAAGCCCGATGACCGAACCTGCGACCATCCATTTGCCAGCGATGATCCTGGCTAGAATCCGGCGGAAACGGTTGTAGCGCGGTGTGTCGTAAAGCGCTGCGTGCCCGCCTTCGACCTGCTTCACGTCAGGCAGCAGCTTGACGCCCAGATACGGTGTGAAATAAACGGCGACGACCCACGAGGCAATCAGTGCAATGCCCACGATCCAGAACATGTTGCTGGTGTATTCGCCCGCAGTGGAACGTGCGAAGCCGTTGGGCATAAAGCCGACGGCGGTGACCAGCGTGCCGGATAACATGGGGGCGGCGGTGTGGCTCCAGGCGTAGGCAGACGCGGCGATGCGGTCATAACCTTCTTCCATTTTCACCACCGTCATTTCGATGGCAATGATCGCGTCGTCGACCAACAGTCCTAGGGCCAGGATCAGCGAGCCCAGTGTGATGCGGTCAAAATTCTTGCCGCTCATGGCCATGATCACGAAGACCATCGCCAGGGTCAGCGGTACGGCGGCAGCGACCACCACGCCGACACGCCAGCCCATGCTGATGAAGCAGACCAGCATGACCACCAGCAGGGCGACGAAGAACTTGATCATGAACTCGTCGACCGACGAGCTTATGTTGACGGCCTGATCGGTGACTTTATTCAGGCTCATGCCTAGTGGCAGCTCGGCGTTGATCGCGCCGACTTCTCGATCCAGTGCCTTGCCCAGGTCCAGGCCGTTCCAGCCGTCACGCATGACAATACCCAGCAGCAGCGCGGGTTCGCCGCCACTGCGAATCATGAACGTCGCCGGGTCTTCGTAACCGCGTTTGACCGTTGCGATGTCCGCCAGCTTCAGCGTGCGGCCCTGCGCCACGACCGGTGTGTCGCGGATTTTCTGCAACTCATCGAACGCGCCATCCAACCGAATGAACACCTGCGGCCCACGGGTTTCAACCGAGCCTGCCGCAGTCAGCGCATTCTGGTTGTTCAGTGCGGTGAATACGTCCTGAGGGCTGATCCCCAGCGTTGCCAGTCGCTCATGCGAGAACTCAACGTAAATCCGTTCCGGCTGCTCGCCGACGATATTGACTTTCTTCACGCCTGACACATGCAGCAAGCGTTGGCGCAGAGATTCGGCGTCCCGGACCAGCACGCGCTGTGGCTCGCCTTTGGCCTTCAGCGCGAACAGTGCAAAAGTGACATCAGAGTATTCATCGTTGACCATCGGCCCGATGACTCCGGATGGGAGTGTCATGGCCTCGTCACTGATTTTCTTGCGCGCCTGATAGAACTCATCCGGGACCTGTGAGGGCGGCGTGCTGTCGAGCAAGGTCAGGGTTGTGAACGCCATACCCGGTCGGGTGTAGGTTTCGGTACGGTCGTACCAGCGCAGTTCCTGCAGGCGTTTTTCGATCTTTTCCGCGACCTGGTCTTGCATCTCCTGCGCAGTTGCGCCGGGCCAGACCGACACCACGGTCATCACCTTGACCGTGAAGGCGGGGTCTTCAGCGCGACCCAGTTTGAAAAACGCAATGATTCCGGCCAATGAAATCAGGCAGATCAGAAACAGGGTGATCGAGCGCTCACGCACCGCCAGTGCCGACAGGTTGAAACGATCACCGCTCATGGTTGCGCACTCTCGGCCACGCTGGCCGCCGCTGGCGCGATCACTCTTACGGGCTGGGCGTCATGCAGCAGGTGTGCGCCCAGGGCGACTATCGGCACGCCGGGGCTGAGCTGGGTGCTGATAAAAGCGTGCTCGTCATCAAGGTGGCGGACGGTTACCGGCGTCCAGTAAGCCTGCGCCGACTCGCCTTTGATGACCCAGATGCCCGGTCCCTTGCCCGCGTCGTACAAGGCGCTGATCGGTACCTGGAAAACGTCCTGTCCGAAGGCGTCTGTGCCTGGAATTTTCACGGTGATGGTGGTGCCCAGCGGCGCATTGGCCATATCGCCTTCCAGCACATAACGCGCCTCGAAGGTGCGGGTCTGGCGGTCTGCAACGTCCGAGAGCTGTCGCAGCCGAGCGCTGGTGTTGAGGTCCTGATTGCCGAACAGCGTGGCTTGCGCGGCAGAACCTATGCGCGGTCGCAGGTTCTCCGGGAGCTGAATGACGGCTTCACGAGGCCCTGCATGTGCAACCCGCACTACCACTTGTCCGGCGCTGACGACCTGGCCAGGTTCAACGAGGGTTTCCATGACGATACCGTCGGCATCCGCGATGAGTTCTGCATAACGGGTCGCATTGAAAGCAACTTCTGCCTGCGCTTCGGCGGCGCTGAGTCGAGCCTTGGCCGAGTCGGCTGCGGCTTTGATCTGGTCGTAGTTTGAAGCCGATATTGCGCCGCTGCTGCGCAGGTTTCGGTAGCGCGCCTCATCATCCGCCGTCTGCCTGGCCTGCGCTCTGGCGGCAGTCACTGCCTCGCGTTGCGCCTGGGCAGCCAGTTTCAGGTCTGCAGGATCGATACGCATCAGCGGTTGCCCGCGTTTTACGGCTTGCCCAGTGTCGACAAATCGCTCCAGTACCTTGCCGGAAACCCTGAAGCCCAGATCGCTTTGCACTCTCGCCGCCACAGTCCCGGTGAAGGCGCGGGGTGCTACGACAGCCTCTTTGAGGGTTGCGACGCGCACCAAAGGCGATTCGGTGCGCGGGTCCGATTGCGTCTTTTCGCTGCAGGCGGTCAGTGCGATCGGTAGAACACAGGCAAAAGTGAGCAGGGCGAGGCGGTGCCGGAGCATGGGAATCTCAACGTGCAGTGATCGAGACCTGCACTTTGATTCTAGTGACCAAATTAGTCAATAGTCACAAATCTGTTTTACTCACGGCGACAGGCTGCGTAGCACCAGGCTGGACAGTTGGGCGGGGCCTTCGTCTGTGTAATCGAAGCTGTGCTGCAGGAGCAGCGGATTGGAGTAGGTTCGCATCACCAGGTAGATCGCCGCGACGGTTTCATCAAGCGGCGTCTTGCGCTCGAAGTCGCCGGTTTGCCGACCTTCCTGGAGAATCTCCTGAAGGATTTCCTGGAGCTGTTCCTGATAAATCAACGTTGCCTGCCAGTGCTCAGTGGCTGCCGAAGCGGCGATTTCGTACAGCTTGCGATCTTGTGAGAACAGCCGCACGCTGGCGTCGACAACCGACTTGAACATGCGTCGCAGCTTTTCCGGTGGGGTGCTCGCGTCGTTGACCGCTGCGCGGACTTCAGCCTCGATTTCGCTCAGGCAGTTGGCGCAGATCATCTCGCCGATGGCCTGTTTGGACTCGAAGAACTTGTAGATATACGCCTTGGAAAAACCGATGGCCCTGGCGAGATCAGAGACAGTGGTCTTGCCGTAACCGTATTGGCTGAAATGCTCCGTGGCCGCAATCACGATCTGATCACGAATCTCATGGTCTGCCGGACCACGGCCTGCTGCGGGATTGCTGATGGTTTTGTTCATGGGGGGAGCTTACTGGCATTGATAGGAGTGGACAATGAGTGACTGCGCTTGAGAGTGGTCATGATTATTGCTGCTTCAATACTTCGCAACACCCGAGCTAGACCGGACGCGGAGCGTCCAGAACGGCATACCGACGCAGAGCGTCGGCACGATAGGTGTTCCTTCGGACATTCATGATCATCGTTCCTCACTCCAGCGTGGGAACGCCTTTCTGGACGCTCCGCGTCCGATTCTCAGCGCTCGGCGCTGCGTGCCTCACAGCTCCAGCCGATAACCCACCCCATACCGCGACTGAATCGGGTCCTGCCCAGGGCAGGCCTGTTCCAGTTTGCGGCGCAGGTTGCGTTTTCCCCCTGCATTACCCTCACGGCCAGCGCGGGCCCGAGCAGCACCAGCCTGTCCGGACTGTTCAAGTCAGGCACCGGAGCCTGGAGTTTTGCGCCGAGGGAATCGTTGAAAGTTTTCTCGATTGCACTTGAATAACTATGATGCTGGAACTTTTCAACCGTACCCAGTGTGTGGCCATTGACGGGGCGCACTGCGGTTTTGATCCTTCATGAACAGGAGTTCTCATGAAACCCACGCTACCCCGATACACCCATGTCCTGATATTGCTGGCCAGCTCAGTCCTCTTTCAGGTTCCGGCTCAGGCCAGAACTTCGCTTTCAGCGGCCAGCGGCAACATCGCTCAACTCGCAGTGGTCAAGCCGGTAAAGGCCTGCGCTGCGTTAAGCGATCTGGAGCTCAGCGACATTGGCGGGCAGGGTAGTCGCGTAGTGTCAGCCAGCGAATCCACACGCGCCGGTATTGCCGTCTGTGTGGTGGAGGGACGGCTGGCACCGGAGATCGGTTTCAGGCTCGAACTGCCGACCGGCACCTGGGCGCAACGTTACCTGCAAGTCGGATGTGGCGGGCTGTGCGGCAACATCAACACGACAGTGCGCGCCGCCGAGCGCTGCAGGCCGCTGAATACTGGCGCGTTCGCCGTTGCAGCCACCGACATGAGACATCAGGCATCGGACACCACCTTTGGCGATGACCCGCAAAAGCGGATCGACTTCGCCCATCGCGCCGTCCACCTCACGGCGCTGGCGTCGAAGAAGCTGATCAGCGCCTTTTACGGGCAGCAAGCCGAATATGCCTATTTCAGCGGCTGTTCCGATGGCGGACGCGAAGCCTTGATCGAAGCCCAGCGTTACCCCGATGATTTCGACGGCATCATCGCCGGCGCCCCGGCGCTCAACTTTCAGGTGCAGAAAACGCTGTATCACGGCTGGATGACCCGCTCCAACACCGGGCCGGATGGCAAACCCATCCTGCTGGCCGCAAAGCTGCCGCTGCTGCACAAGGCGGTGTTGGCCAAGTGCGACGTGCTGGATGGGCAGATTGATGGCCTGATAGCGGACCCGCGTATCTGCCACTTCGATCCTGCTTCGCAGCAGTGCAAGACTGCAGCGGACACCAGCAACTGCCTCAGCGAGCCGGAAGTCGCAGCGGTCAAGCGTTTCTACGAAGGCCCGAAAGATCCCGCCAGTGGTGAGCGCTTGACCCTCGGTGGCCCACAGCCTGGCTCGGAACTGGCCTGGGCTGGCGTGTTCGTGCCGGTGGCTGCTGATCAGATCGCATACAGCGAAAAAGCTGCATCAGAGGCTATTCGCAACGTGGTATTCGAGAAAAACCCCGCAGCGGATTTCGACCTTCGCACGCTGAACATCGATAAAAACACGTTCGATAAACTGCGCCCGTTGCACGCGTTGTATGACGCTACCAACCCCGATCTCTCCTCATTTGCCAACCGTGGCGGCAAGCTGATCCTTTGGCACGGCTGGTCCGACCCGAACATCTCGCCGCTCAACACGCTGGCCTACCACGAAGCAGTCGAAGCGCAGATGGGCAAGGCGCGCGCTGAGTCGTTCGAACGCCTGTACATGCTGCCTGGCGTCTACCATTGCGGTGGCGGGGAAGGGCCGAGCCTGGTCGACCTGCTGACACCCATAATGGCCTGGGTCGAAAAAGGCCAGGCACCCGACGCCATCGTCGCCAGGCAGGCGATGCCCGACAAGGCGGGCAACAGACAGATCCCGGCACAGCAATCGGCGGCCGCGTTCCTGATCAATGATGATGTCGCCAACCGAGGCCGCACCCGCAAGGTATTCCCGTATCCGTACATGGCCGAGTATGACCACAAGGGCTATTCGAAACGCGCCAGCAGCTATCGACGCGCAGAGCCCTTGACCACAGAAAAAGCGCAACAATGGATGGGGTCAGCGTTCTTTCGGCCATACACACCTATCGAGCGCTAGACCGGCGGGGTAATTATTTTCGCCTCGTTCTTGACATGGCATGCGAAGCAGTAGAGAATTGCGTCCATTCCTGAACGAGGAATTGAAAAAAACCCTTAAGATTCAATGGGTTGGAAGCCAAAGAAATTGTGGTTTCCCATGCAGTTCAAAATACGTTTGATGTTGCGGTAAAACATTTGACGTTTGAGGCCGAGTAGCAAAATGGTTATGCAGCGGATTGCAAATCCGCCTACGCCGGTTCGATTCCGACCTCGGCCTCCACTATTTGAAAGCCCCGCAGATTAAAGTCTGCGGGGTTTTTTATTGAGCGCGGAAAAGGGGTTCCGAAACTTCCTCATTTGACTCTCCCGCCAATGCTCCGCGCTGGCCATGCTGGAGCGCGGAACGAGAGGTGCCCTGAAGAGCACCACTCACCCGCACAGTCACTCAAACCGACTCGCATTGATGTAGCCATACTGATTCTGCTGATAAATCGTGTAAGGCAGCAGCACGGTATCGGCGATTCCGGATGCACCCATGTCGAGCAATACCCACGCAAGACCGGCGCGTACCTGATTAGGGCTGGCTGATTGCGGCCCAGCGTTCAAATTACAGAAATCGAGCATGACCCCGCTGTACACCCGGGGTATCGATGAGCATGTTGATTTCCAGCGCGTGAGTTTTTCCCCGGCTACAGAGTCCGGCCTGAACACGGTATTGATTGTTCCGCATCCTGTCAGGGCCAGAGTGAGCAATAATATGCAGTGGATTTTCACCTGATGCGCACCGGTCATTGCCGATTTTTTTGATGCCACGCAACTCGATTTCATAACAACGTTCCTTGTATTTTCAGTGCGTTTGGGACGCCAGGTCGATCACCTTCGGTACAGTGCATTTGTCACTACTTGATTCAGCGGGTGGTCATACCTATACGGGCAGTAGCACGATTATTGCTTGCCAGGCCTGTCCAGCCAGTAAGCTCAATCGAGGTGATTTCCATGAGCAAGCCCCTTGTCCGGTGGCCGATCAACCCGCACAGAACAGCAGTCATCGTCGTTGACATGCAAAAAGTCTTTTGCGAGCCGCAGGGGGCGCTGTACGTCAAGCGCACTGCTGATATTGTCGAGCCTATCCATACTTTGCTGCACG contains:
- the thiO gene encoding glycine oxidase ThiO, whose product is MSKQKVVIVGGGVIGLLTAFNLASEQVNVVLLDRSAVGQESSWAGGGIVSPLYPWRYSPAVTALAHWSQDFYPLLGERLFAQTGVDPEVHTTGLYWLDLDDEQAALEWAAREKRPLSSVDISAVHDAVPVLGEGYSRAIYMANVANVRNPRLVKSLKAALLAMPNVEIREQCEVSGFVREGSRVSGVNTPSGAVIGDRVILTAGAWSGELLKTLGVDLPVEPVKGQMILYKCASDFLSSMVLAKGRYAIPRRDGHILIGSTLEHEGFDKTTTQAALESLRASAIELLPELTNAEPIAQWAGLRPGSPEGIPFIGPLAGFEGLWLNCGHYRNGLVLAPASCQLLTDLLLDRKPIIDPAPYAPAGRLHF
- a CDS encoding YceK/YidQ family lipoprotein, whose product is MKSSCVASKKSAMTGAHQVKIHCILLLTLALTGCGTINTVFRPDSVAGEKLTRWKSTCSSIPRVYSGVMLDFCNLNAGPQSASPNQVRAGLAWVLLDMGASGIADTVLLPYTIYQQNQYGYINASRFE
- a CDS encoding TetR/AcrR family transcriptional regulator, whose protein sequence is MNKTISNPAAGRGPADHEIRDQIVIAATEHFSQYGYGKTTVSDLARAIGFSKAYIYKFFESKQAIGEMICANCLSEIEAEVRAAVNDASTPPEKLRRMFKSVVDASVRLFSQDRKLYEIAASAATEHWQATLIYQEQLQEILQEILQEGRQTGDFERKTPLDETVAAIYLVMRTYSNPLLLQHSFDYTDEGPAQLSSLVLRSLSP
- a CDS encoding efflux RND transporter permease subunit is translated as MSGDRFNLSALAVRERSITLFLICLISLAGIIAFFKLGRAEDPAFTVKVMTVVSVWPGATAQEMQDQVAEKIEKRLQELRWYDRTETYTRPGMAFTTLTLLDSTPPSQVPDEFYQARKKISDEAMTLPSGVIGPMVNDEYSDVTFALFALKAKGEPQRVLVRDAESLRQRLLHVSGVKKVNIVGEQPERIYVEFSHERLATLGISPQDVFTALNNQNALTAAGSVETRGPQVFIRLDGAFDELQKIRDTPVVAQGRTLKLADIATVKRGYEDPATFMIRSGGEPALLLGIVMRDGWNGLDLGKALDREVGAINAELPLGMSLNKVTDQAVNISSSVDEFMIKFFVALLVVMLVCFISMGWRVGVVVAAAVPLTLAMVFVIMAMSGKNFDRITLGSLILALGLLVDDAIIAIEMTVVKMEEGYDRIAASAYAWSHTAAPMLSGTLVTAVGFMPNGFARSTAGEYTSNMFWIVGIALIASWVVAVYFTPYLGVKLLPDVKQVEGGHAALYDTPRYNRFRRILARIIAGKWMVAGSVIGLFVLAVLGMGLVKKQFFPVSDRPEVLVEVQMPYGTSIAQTSAAATKVENWLAEQAEATIVTAYIGQGAPRFYMAMGPELPDPSFAKIVVRTDSQEQRETLKHRLRQAISEGLAAEARVRVTQLVFGPYSAFPVAYRVSGQDPDMLRSIASQVQQVMTASPMMRTVNTDWGSRTPTLHFTLQQDRMQAIGLSSSQVAQQLQFLLTGLPVTAVREDIRTVQVIARSAGDTRLDPAKIMDFTLAGADGQRIPLSQVGSVDVRMEEPVMRRRDRVPTITVRGDIADGLQPPDVSTAITRQLQPIIDTLPSGYRITQAGSIEESGKAMDAMLPLFPIMLAVTLIIIILQVRSISAMVMVFLTSPLGLIGVVPTLILFQQPFGINALVGLIALSGILMRNTLILIGQIHHNEQAGLDPFQAVVEATVQRARPVILTALAAILAFIPLTHSVFWGTLAYTLIGGTFAGTVLTLVFLPAMYSIWFRIRAQGNNRPMTVQSE
- a CDS encoding tannase/feruloyl esterase family alpha/beta hydrolase, yielding MKPTLPRYTHVLILLASSVLFQVPAQARTSLSAASGNIAQLAVVKPVKACAALSDLELSDIGGQGSRVVSASESTRAGIAVCVVEGRLAPEIGFRLELPTGTWAQRYLQVGCGGLCGNINTTVRAAERCRPLNTGAFAVAATDMRHQASDTTFGDDPQKRIDFAHRAVHLTALASKKLISAFYGQQAEYAYFSGCSDGGREALIEAQRYPDDFDGIIAGAPALNFQVQKTLYHGWMTRSNTGPDGKPILLAAKLPLLHKAVLAKCDVLDGQIDGLIADPRICHFDPASQQCKTAADTSNCLSEPEVAAVKRFYEGPKDPASGERLTLGGPQPGSELAWAGVFVPVAADQIAYSEKAASEAIRNVVFEKNPAADFDLRTLNIDKNTFDKLRPLHALYDATNPDLSSFANRGGKLILWHGWSDPNISPLNTLAYHEAVEAQMGKARAESFERLYMLPGVYHCGGGEGPSLVDLLTPIMAWVEKGQAPDAIVARQAMPDKAGNRQIPAQQSAAAFLINDDVANRGRTRKVFPYPYMAEYDHKGYSKRASSYRRAEPLTTEKAQQWMGSAFFRPYTPIER
- a CDS encoding efflux RND transporter periplasmic adaptor subunit, with protein sequence MLRHRLALLTFACVLPIALTACSEKTQSDPRTESPLVRVATLKEAVVAPRAFTGTVAARVQSDLGFRVSGKVLERFVDTGQAVKRGQPLMRIDPADLKLAAQAQREAVTAARAQARQTADDEARYRNLRSSGAISASNYDQIKAAADSAKARLSAAEAQAEVAFNATRYAELIADADGIVMETLVEPGQVVSAGQVVVRVAHAGPREAVIQLPENLRPRIGSAAQATLFGNQDLNTSARLRQLSDVADRQTRTFEARYVLEGDMANAPLGTTITVKIPGTDAFGQDVFQVPISALYDAGKGPGIWVIKGESAQAYWTPVTVRHLDDEHAFISTQLSPGVPIVALGAHLLHDAQPVRVIAPAAASVAESAQP